One region of Pyramidobacter sp. YE332 genomic DNA includes:
- a CDS encoding PLP-dependent aminotransferase family protein — protein MSSTWNGNFSYKAMHTRPSPVREILAVIKKPGMISFAGGMPAPEVFPVNEFYESAHLLKDNGTELLQYGTTDGNPALREFLIDFMEPRLGRKVGLDQIFVTTGSQQALDLFSWAMLDPGDVIITEDPSYMAAITVFMNHGGVCRGIPCDADGLQVEKVPALIESLRAEGKKVKFLYTIVNFQNPGGMTMSVEKRKKLAAIAEEYDIGIFEDDPYGYVRYEGEHLPSIFSFDTVGNVIYAGSFSKILAPGTRTGWVIGDPAIVRKMCVFKQSTDLCSSSVDQALIAEYCQKGHLVRHLPKIIDNYRKRRDSMEESMKRHLAPLGVTWVKPQGGFFYWINVPGVNTDELMKRALDKKVAFIQGSAFAVEPGACINNARLNYTYCSPEVIEEGIARIAAAIQEMKAEAEGIKA, from the coding sequence ATGAGCAGCACTTGGAATGGCAATTTCAGCTACAAAGCAATGCACACGCGTCCTTCTCCCGTCCGCGAGATCCTCGCGGTCATCAAAAAGCCCGGCATGATCTCCTTCGCCGGCGGCATGCCCGCGCCCGAGGTCTTTCCCGTCAACGAGTTCTACGAGAGCGCGCACCTGCTTAAGGACAACGGCACCGAACTGCTCCAGTACGGCACCACCGACGGCAACCCGGCGCTGCGCGAGTTCCTGATCGACTTCATGGAGCCGCGCCTTGGGCGCAAGGTCGGCCTGGATCAGATTTTCGTGACCACCGGTTCGCAGCAGGCGCTCGACCTGTTCTCCTGGGCCATGCTCGATCCCGGCGACGTCATCATCACCGAAGATCCGTCCTATATGGCCGCCATCACCGTGTTCATGAATCACGGCGGCGTGTGCCGCGGCATTCCCTGCGACGCCGACGGCCTTCAGGTCGAAAAGGTGCCCGCTCTGATCGAGTCGCTGCGCGCCGAGGGCAAAAAGGTCAAGTTCCTCTACACCATCGTCAACTTTCAGAATCCCGGCGGCATGACCATGAGCGTCGAAAAACGCAAGAAGCTGGCGGCCATCGCCGAGGAATACGACATCGGCATTTTCGAGGACGATCCTTACGGCTACGTGCGCTACGAAGGCGAGCACCTGCCCTCCATCTTCTCGTTCGACACGGTCGGCAACGTGATCTATGCCGGTTCGTTCTCCAAAATCCTGGCGCCCGGCACGCGCACGGGCTGGGTCATCGGCGATCCCGCCATCGTCCGCAAGATGTGCGTCTTCAAACAGAGCACCGATCTCTGCTCCAGCTCCGTCGATCAGGCCCTGATCGCCGAGTATTGCCAAAAAGGACACCTTGTCAGGCATCTGCCCAAAATCATCGACAACTACCGCAAGCGCCGCGATTCCATGGAAGAGAGCATGAAGCGCCATCTGGCGCCTCTCGGCGTCACGTGGGTCAAGCCTCAGGGCGGCTTCTTCTACTGGATCAACGTGCCCGGCGTCAACACCGACGAACTGATGAAGCGCGCGCTCGACAAGAAGGTCGCCTTCATCCAGGGTTCCGCCTTCGCCGTCGAGCCCGGCGCCTGCATCAACAACGCCCGTTTGAACTACACCTACTGCTCGCCCGAGGTCATCGAAGAGGGCATCGCTCGCATCGCCGCGGCCATCCAGGAGATGAAGGCCGAAGCCGAAGGGATCAAAGCGTAG
- a CDS encoding DUF3798 domain-containing protein: MRKSLTALLAAAFLCAAGTAFAAAPFHIGVCTETVSQAEDNLRGAEELIRRYGDVADGGYIKHVTMPDNFMAEMETTISQIAAFADDPLMKVVVVMTAVPGTTEAFRRIREKRPDILLFAGQPQEDPGVIESIADLATNIDSITRGYLIIYGAKKLGATDFVHISFPRHLSSELKLRRFNIMKAACEDMGIAFHAETAPDPMSDVGVAGAQQFILEHVPTWLDRYGQKTAFFCTNDAHTEPLLKQIAALGGIFVEADVPSPLMGYPGALGLDLSSVAGDFPAILKRIEEEVVRRGGAKRMGTWAYSSGFTAVVGLAEYGKKCAEAGVSAQNFRRQFKADDLFAVYAANTPGAKWNGSYYRDAQTGLEKKNHLLVYQDTYVFGQGYLGNTELPIPEKYLAIK, from the coding sequence ATGCGCAAATCTCTGACGGCACTTTTGGCGGCGGCGTTCCTGTGCGCGGCCGGTACGGCTTTCGCGGCGGCGCCGTTCCACATCGGCGTCTGCACCGAGACCGTCTCGCAGGCGGAGGACAACCTGCGCGGCGCCGAGGAACTGATCCGCCGTTACGGCGACGTGGCCGACGGCGGCTACATCAAGCACGTGACGATGCCGGACAACTTCATGGCCGAGATGGAGACTACCATCAGCCAGATCGCGGCCTTCGCCGACGATCCGCTGATGAAGGTGGTCGTGGTCATGACGGCCGTGCCCGGTACGACCGAGGCGTTCCGCCGCATCCGCGAGAAGCGTCCCGACATTTTGCTCTTCGCCGGCCAGCCGCAGGAGGATCCCGGCGTCATCGAGAGCATCGCCGATCTCGCCACCAACATCGACTCGATCACGCGCGGCTATCTGATCATCTACGGCGCCAAGAAGCTGGGCGCCACCGATTTCGTGCACATATCCTTCCCGCGCCACCTCAGCTCGGAACTCAAACTGCGCCGCTTCAACATCATGAAGGCGGCCTGCGAGGACATGGGCATCGCCTTTCATGCCGAGACGGCGCCCGATCCGATGAGCGACGTCGGCGTGGCCGGCGCGCAGCAGTTCATCCTCGAACACGTGCCCACGTGGCTTGACCGTTACGGCCAGAAGACGGCGTTCTTCTGCACCAACGACGCTCACACCGAGCCGCTGCTCAAGCAGATCGCCGCGCTCGGCGGCATTTTCGTCGAAGCCGACGTGCCTTCGCCGCTGATGGGCTATCCCGGCGCGCTGGGCCTGGATCTTTCCAGCGTGGCCGGAGATTTCCCCGCCATCCTCAAGCGCATCGAGGAGGAGGTCGTCAGGCGCGGCGGCGCGAAGCGCATGGGCACCTGGGCCTATTCCTCCGGCTTCACGGCCGTGGTCGGGCTCGCCGAGTACGGCAAAAAATGCGCGGAAGCCGGCGTCAGCGCCCAGAATTTCCGCCGCCAGTTCAAGGCCGACGACCTGTTCGCCGTTTACGCGGCCAACACGCCCGGCGCCAAGTGGAACGGATCTTACTACCGCGACGCGCAGACGGGGCTGGAAAAGAAGAATCACCTGCTGGTCTATCAGGACACGTACGTGTTCGGCCAGGGCTACCTGGGCAACACCGAGCTGCCGATCCCCGAGAAATATCTCGCGATCAAATAA
- a CDS encoding branched-chain amino acid transport system II carrier protein: MNSKNKEIIVMGFGLFAMFLGAGNIIFPPYIGIVSGQKWPAGLLGFAVTGIGMPLLGLLATFRAGGNIDKFAGKVSLPFAKAFNFAILLCIGPLFAIPRTAATTFEVGILPLLGAFDPGSILGISWSAIAVSFIFFAVTLYFSLNPSQVLDQIGTYFTPFLILMLGFIIVKGILVPIGKPAAPVVDNAFALGFTEGYQTMDALASMAFASIIMADIMGHGHGNTKEGLSMAVKVALVSMLGFLFVYGGLVYLGASGERASPIRRTGTPPSRSDSWTLSPATPADTPWPAP; encoded by the coding sequence ATGAACTCGAAGAACAAGGAAATTATCGTGATGGGTTTCGGTTTGTTTGCCATGTTTCTCGGCGCGGGCAACATTATTTTTCCTCCCTATATCGGGATTGTCTCCGGCCAAAAGTGGCCCGCAGGCCTCTTAGGCTTCGCCGTCACGGGAATCGGAATGCCTTTGCTCGGGCTGCTTGCCACATTCAGAGCCGGGGGCAATATCGACAAATTTGCAGGGAAGGTCAGTCTGCCTTTTGCAAAAGCCTTCAATTTTGCCATCCTTCTGTGTATCGGGCCGCTGTTTGCCATTCCCCGGACGGCAGCGACGACCTTCGAGGTGGGAATCCTTCCCCTTTTGGGGGCCTTTGACCCGGGGAGTATTCTGGGCATTTCCTGGAGCGCGATCGCGGTTTCCTTCATCTTCTTCGCCGTCACGCTCTATTTTTCTCTCAATCCTTCCCAGGTGCTTGACCAGATTGGGACATACTTCACCCCTTTTTTAATTCTGATGCTGGGCTTCATCATCGTCAAGGGAATTCTCGTGCCTATCGGCAAACCGGCCGCTCCTGTGGTCGACAACGCCTTTGCTCTCGGTTTCACCGAGGGCTACCAGACCATGGACGCTCTTGCCTCAATGGCCTTTGCGAGCATCATCATGGCTGACATCATGGGGCACGGTCACGGCAATACTAAGGAAGGACTATCAATGGCCGTCAAGGTCGCTCTCGTTTCCATGCTGGGCTTCCTCTTTGTCTACGGAGGGCTTGTCTACCTGGGAGCTTCGGGGGAGAGAGCTTCGCCAATACGAAGGACGGGCACACCGCCATCACGGTCAGACTCGTGGACGCTATCGCCGGCGACACCGGCAGATACGCCTTGGCCAGCGCCATGA
- a CDS encoding branched-chain amino acid transport system II carrier protein: MDAIAGDTGRYALASAMTFACLTTAIGLTTAVAGYFEKLLDKRLSYRGLVWIIVTASAVLSVYGVRHIISLSVPVLYALYPVAIVLILLNLFDRGITPGVYRGAVVGAFLIGILYGLQHVSTVADQAKNMLAAIPLGQEGFAWIFTSALGGIAGAAWTRRRRKNAAPEK, translated from the coding sequence GTGGACGCTATCGCCGGCGACACCGGCAGATACGCCTTGGCCAGCGCCATGACCTTCGCCTGTCTGACCACAGCGATCGGTCTCACCACGGCGGTGGCGGGATATTTCGAAAAGCTCCTGGACAAACGGCTCTCCTATAGGGGCTTGGTCTGGATCATCGTCACCGCCAGCGCCGTCCTTTCGGTGTACGGGGTGAGGCACATCATCTCTTTGTCCGTACCGGTCCTGTACGCTCTTTACCCTGTGGCCATCGTCCTGATCCTCCTGAACTTGTTTGATCGGGGAATCACCCCCGGGGTCTACCGAGGAGCCGTCGTCGGAGCTTTCCTCATAGGGATCCTCTATGGCTTACAGCATGTGAGCACAGTTGCTGACCAAGCCAAAAATATGCTGGCCGCCATCCCGCTTGGGCAGGAGGGCTTTGCCTGGATCTTTACGAGCGCCCTCGGCGGGATTGCCGGAGCAGCCTGGACAAGGAGACGCCGCAAAAACGCAGCGCCCGAAAAATAA
- a CDS encoding YhdT family protein, with the protein MKNMDRRFRQANFEALCSIVLALSFFVWWYAFAYGLGSGDPARYRFVLGLPEWFFYSSVAGPVLFCFLAWLMVKFLFKNASLAPHEKEEASHD; encoded by the coding sequence ATGAAAAACATGGACCGCCGCTTTCGCCAGGCCAACTTCGAAGCTTTGTGCTCCATAGTCCTGGCGCTGTCGTTCTTCGTCTGGTGGTACGCTTTCGCCTACGGGCTGGGATCGGGAGATCCCGCGCGCTACCGCTTCGTGCTGGGGCTGCCGGAATGGTTTTTTTACAGTTCCGTCGCCGGCCCGGTGTTGTTCTGCTTTTTGGCGTGGCTGATGGTGAAGTTCCTGTTCAAAAACGCCTCGCTGGCCCCGCACGAAAAGGAGGAAGCTTCCCATGATTAA
- the panF gene encoding sodium/pantothenate symporter, giving the protein MINWPLLTPVLAYLAGVYLLALYSGAHLEKSKSFLSEYFIGSRSMGGFVLAMTLVATYTSASSFIGGPGVAYKTGLGWVLLAVIQVPTAWLTLGVLGKKFAIVARRIDAITVNDFLRERYRSPLLVVVASVSLILFFLAAMTAQFIGGARLFETITGLPYLWGLMIFAGTVVLYTTVGGFRAVALTDALQGVVMILGTIAMIWGISVSGGGMKAVMGRIAAADPALLTPFGPDHFIAKPFILSFWVLVCFGTIGLPHTAVRCMGYKDSRSMHGAIVIGTFVVSFIMLGMHFCGALGSAVLPGLQTPDSIMPQLAVKVLPPVVAGVFLAGPLAGVMSTIDSQLIQMSSTIVKDLYINYVDPAAAGDERRVKKLSVFSTAILGAVVFLAAVRPPSLIVWLNLFAFGGMEAAFLWPLVLGLYWRRANAAGALASAVCGVGSYFVMGAWLKNFYGMNVIVPSLIIGLSAFAAVSLLTPPPPGDVIDTFWGE; this is encoded by the coding sequence ATGATTAACTGGCCGCTGCTGACTCCCGTGCTGGCTTACCTGGCCGGCGTCTATCTGCTGGCGCTGTACAGCGGCGCGCATCTGGAGAAAAGCAAAAGTTTCCTCAGCGAATACTTCATCGGCAGCCGCAGCATGGGCGGCTTTGTTCTGGCGATGACGCTGGTCGCCACCTACACTTCGGCGTCGAGCTTCATCGGCGGCCCCGGCGTGGCCTACAAGACGGGGCTGGGCTGGGTGCTGCTGGCGGTGATCCAGGTGCCCACGGCCTGGCTGACGCTGGGGGTGCTGGGCAAAAAGTTCGCCATCGTCGCCCGCCGCATCGACGCGATCACGGTCAACGACTTTCTGCGCGAGCGCTACCGCAGCCCGCTGCTCGTCGTGGTCGCGTCCGTCAGTTTGATCCTGTTTTTCCTCGCGGCCATGACGGCGCAGTTCATCGGCGGCGCGCGGCTGTTCGAGACGATCACCGGACTGCCCTATCTGTGGGGACTGATGATCTTCGCCGGCACGGTCGTCCTCTACACCACCGTCGGCGGCTTCCGCGCCGTGGCGCTCACCGACGCGCTGCAGGGCGTGGTCATGATCCTCGGCACGATCGCCATGATCTGGGGCATTTCCGTTTCCGGAGGCGGCATGAAGGCCGTCATGGGCCGGATCGCCGCGGCCGATCCGGCGCTGCTCACGCCGTTCGGTCCCGATCACTTCATCGCCAAGCCGTTCATCCTTTCCTTCTGGGTGCTGGTCTGCTTCGGCACGATCGGCCTGCCGCACACCGCCGTGCGCTGCATGGGCTACAAGGACTCGCGATCGATGCACGGGGCCATCGTCATCGGCACGTTCGTCGTCAGCTTCATCATGCTCGGCATGCACTTCTGCGGCGCGCTGGGCAGCGCCGTGCTGCCGGGGCTGCAGACGCCCGATTCGATCATGCCGCAGCTGGCCGTGAAAGTCCTGCCGCCGGTCGTGGCGGGCGTGTTCCTGGCGGGGCCGCTGGCGGGCGTGATGTCCACCATCGACTCGCAGCTGATCCAGATGTCTTCGACCATCGTCAAAGACCTTTACATCAACTACGTCGATCCGGCCGCCGCCGGCGACGAACGGCGCGTCAAAAAGCTGAGCGTGTTCAGCACCGCCATCCTCGGCGCGGTCGTGTTCCTCGCCGCCGTGCGTCCCCCCAGCCTGATCGTGTGGCTGAATCTGTTCGCCTTCGGCGGCATGGAAGCGGCCTTCCTCTGGCCGCTCGTGCTCGGCCTCTACTGGCGCCGCGCCAACGCCGCCGGAGCGCTTGCCTCCGCCGTCTGCGGCGTCGGCTCCTACTTCGTCATGGGCGCGTGGCTGAAGAACTTCTACGGCATGAACGTGATCGTTCCCAGCCTGATCATCGGCCTTTCCGCCTTCGCCGCCGTCAGCCTGCTCACTCCCCCGCCGCCGGGCGACGTGATCGACACGTTCTGGGGAGAATAG
- a CDS encoding OmpH family outer membrane protein gives MKSIVFLAMFASLSAAAFATEIAVVDTEKLLVQSEPGKLGQAHLEEVQKVLQKGYNDLRALYRGQENTAEAQNAVAQGQAALERQMEVERAAVTSVLQSELMASVEAWRKKNPKFHAVMARQLLLDAAPRLDVTDAVLKEMNRRRPKFAALPTVTVSKPKRALPKTK, from the coding sequence ATGAAATCGATAGTTTTCCTGGCGATGTTCGCGTCGCTGTCCGCGGCGGCGTTTGCCACGGAGATCGCCGTGGTGGACACGGAAAAGCTCCTGGTCCAGTCCGAACCCGGCAAGCTGGGGCAGGCCCATCTGGAGGAAGTGCAGAAAGTGCTCCAGAAAGGGTATAACGACCTGCGGGCGCTGTACCGCGGCCAGGAGAACACGGCCGAGGCGCAGAACGCGGTCGCGCAGGGGCAGGCGGCGCTGGAACGGCAGATGGAAGTGGAACGCGCGGCGGTGACGTCGGTGCTGCAGTCGGAACTTATGGCGTCCGTGGAAGCGTGGCGGAAGAAGAATCCGAAGTTCCACGCGGTGATGGCGCGTCAGCTGCTGCTCGACGCGGCGCCCAGGCTGGACGTCACCGACGCCGTGCTGAAGGAGATGAACAGGCGCAGGCCGAAGTTCGCCGCCCTTCCCACGGTGACGGTGAGCAAACCAAAGCGAGCGCTTCCGAAAACGAAATAG
- a CDS encoding YadA-like family protein, producing MKYKVNTANLNTAIDNQIANNTTITGHTTAINALKGGFTVSNAAGTKQTITLGGAPKKNIQFKGEANKILVEVASAADGATVTVKTDPNLGTHLNIANNGAITSLNTTVNGHTTDITALKAGFNVKSGSSVGPIVAGDTLEFAGVNYVQTAYDAAAKKLTVGLDTTALNSQINNQVNSNTTVVQHGTDITALKAGFDLKAGSTTNNVQLGGTPVPTVEFATTDDTMTVGLTGTKVTYGIDKTKLVQNITGSVITNINNGSTPITNVQAKFKIAGDSTGPQEVTVDKTGTQTVKFAGDGTYIKSAMTTDGVKYSLDTAALNAAIGGTANWTIKDSQTPTPGSKVIDASTPLVVKGDAYIKPIVNAAGLNFTLDETKLNSTITNNLTVQQNVTNIANLTGTVTGHTSDISKLKGGFDLKAGTVTSPVALGGAKPTIEFATTDDTMTVGLSGTKVTYGIDKSKLITNINNGSTPITNVQAKFKIADAGTGTKTITADKTGTETIKFEGDGAYITSAMTANGVKYSLNTTALNTAITNNTTVQNLAGGFTVSNEAGTKQDITLGGASKKNIQFKGEANKILVEVANASDGATVTVKTDPNLGTNLNIANNSAINALKDGFDLKAGSTTSNVALGGAKPTIEFATTDDTMTVGLTGTKVTYGIDTAKLAQNITGSVITNINNATTTPITNISAKFGVTAETGTKKTVTLAKDTEPTVKFEGDGTYIKSAMTTDGVKYSLDTAALTGAIGGTANWTIKDAEAVPGSKLINSATPLVVTGAGGVTTKVDAGGLTIGLDGSTLSNTINNSSTVINNVEAKFKIADTGTGTKTITADKTGTEIITFAGDGNIIESEVGTAGVKYKVNTANLNTAINNQIASNTTVQNLAGGFTVSNEAGTKQDITLGGASKKNIKFAGEANKIDVTVTADGSDGAKVTVKANPNLGQNIDISNNSAITTITGALSGGLNFAGNDGAVNRTLGQTLNLKGGLASVSASVSGKNLGVKKNAAGDGFDLVMSEKPEFAEVTVGSTHKVILSDGKVSVGGKDYITTAGLNAGGQKITNVANATANGDAVNYGQLKAATLAAGQNATYTIGADPAGTAPGILLDSAHKRLDIIPTGDVITTAVSGRTLRVGLDPAKLQTLINTTTAPITNISAKFSVSDGASTPTATPSPSPRTRPPTSSSSAPPTRSSPTSPPPRRRRRHHRPAPGHPRRHRQRQRRQRRLEPPDQRRHRHPHRQRRHRPVQKRQEHRRHPPHNGKDVTVSVVDAPVFAGKVSAQGFDATHHKIEHVQAGPLTAGSSDAVNGAQLWKTASSLATHLGGGATAKADGSVTAPAYKFKTIGGGATHHSVSDALDAVDREFSTLYRNFGQLRDIDSHLNRLRRDIKTSGALGSALSALKPMQYDPLEPSQLMAGFGAYKGEYALALGWAHYVKEDFMVHAGVSVTHHGESMANAGLTWRIGRKADKEQIPERYRKGPMSSVYVMQKENAQLQAQVTSQAHEMASQAQEIAELKADMEELKRLLRASKRR from the coding sequence GTGAAGTACAAAGTCAACACCGCCAACCTGAACACCGCCATCGACAACCAGATCGCCAACAACACCACCATCACCGGGCACACCACCGCCATCAACGCCCTCAAGGGCGGCTTCACCGTCAGCAACGCCGCCGGTACGAAGCAGACCATCACCCTCGGCGGCGCGCCCAAGAAGAACATCCAGTTCAAAGGCGAAGCCAACAAAATCCTCGTCGAAGTGGCGAGCGCCGCCGACGGCGCCACCGTCACCGTGAAGACCGACCCCAACCTCGGAACTCACCTCAACATCGCCAACAACGGCGCCATCACCAGTCTGAACACCACGGTAAACGGGCACACCACCGACATCACCGCCCTGAAAGCCGGTTTCAACGTCAAATCCGGTAGCAGCGTAGGCCCGATCGTGGCCGGCGACACCCTGGAGTTCGCGGGCGTCAACTACGTCCAGACCGCCTACGACGCCGCCGCCAAGAAACTGACCGTCGGCCTCGACACAACAGCGCTGAACAGCCAGATCAACAATCAGGTGAACAGCAACACTACGGTCGTTCAGCACGGCACCGACATCACCGCACTGAAAGCCGGTTTTGACCTGAAAGCCGGCAGCACGACGAACAACGTGCAGCTGGGCGGAACTCCGGTTCCGACCGTGGAATTCGCCACGACCGACGACACCATGACCGTCGGCCTGACCGGCACCAAAGTCACCTACGGCATCGACAAGACCAAACTCGTGCAGAACATCACCGGCAGCGTGATCACCAACATCAACAACGGCTCCACCCCGATCACCAACGTGCAGGCCAAGTTCAAGATCGCCGGCGACAGCACCGGTCCGCAGGAAGTGACCGTGGACAAGACCGGCACGCAGACCGTCAAGTTCGCCGGCGACGGCACCTACATCAAATCCGCGATGACTACGGACGGCGTCAAGTACAGCCTCGACACCGCCGCGTTGAACGCCGCCATCGGCGGAACGGCCAACTGGACCATCAAGGACAGCCAGACCCCGACGCCCGGCTCCAAAGTCATCGACGCCAGTACGCCGCTGGTCGTCAAGGGCGACGCCTACATCAAACCCATCGTCAACGCCGCCGGGCTGAACTTCACGCTGGACGAGACCAAGCTGAACAGCACCATCACCAACAATCTCACCGTTCAGCAGAACGTCACCAACATTGCCAATCTGACCGGCACGGTGACCGGGCACACCAGCGACATCTCGAAACTGAAAGGCGGCTTCGACCTGAAAGCCGGAACCGTCACCAGCCCCGTCGCCCTCGGCGGCGCCAAACCGACGATCGAATTCGCGACGACCGACGACACCATGACCGTCGGCCTCTCCGGCACCAAAGTCACCTACGGCATCGACAAGAGCAAGCTGATCACCAACATCAACAACGGCTCCACCCCGATCACCAACGTACAGGCAAAGTTCAAGATCGCCGACGCCGGGACCGGAACGAAAACCATCACCGCGGACAAGACCGGAACGGAAACCATCAAGTTCGAAGGCGACGGCGCCTACATCACCTCCGCGATGACCGCGAACGGCGTGAAGTACAGCCTCAACACCACGGCGCTGAACACCGCCATCACCAACAACACCACCGTGCAGAACCTCGCCGGCGGCTTCACCGTCAGCAACGAAGCCGGAACGAAGCAGGACATCACTTTGGGCGGCGCGTCCAAAAAGAACATCCAGTTCAAGGGCGAAGCCAACAAAATCCTCGTCGAAGTAGCCAACGCCTCCGACGGCGCCACCGTCACCGTGAAGACCGACCCCAACCTCGGAACCAACCTCAACATCGCCAACAATTCGGCCATCAACGCGTTGAAAGACGGCTTCGACCTGAAAGCCGGCAGCACCACGTCGAACGTCGCCCTCGGCGGCGCCAAACCGACGATCGAGTTCGCGACGACCGACGACACCATGACCGTCGGCCTGACCGGCACCAAAGTCACCTACGGCATCGACACGGCCAAACTCGCCCAGAACATCACCGGCAGCGTGATCACCAACATCAACAACGCGACCACGACCCCGATCACCAACATCAGCGCCAAATTCGGCGTGACTGCGGAAACGGGAACGAAGAAGACCGTAACGCTGGCCAAGGACACCGAACCGACCGTCAAATTCGAAGGCGACGGCACCTACATCAAGTCCGCCATGACCACCGACGGCGTGAAGTACAGCCTCGACACCGCGGCCCTGACCGGCGCCATCGGCGGAACGGCGAACTGGACGATCAAGGACGCGGAAGCCGTACCGGGCAGCAAGTTGATCAACAGCGCCACTCCGCTGGTGGTCACAGGCGCCGGCGGCGTCACCACGAAAGTCGACGCGGGCGGCCTCACCATCGGCCTGGACGGTTCGACACTGAGCAATACCATCAACAACAGCTCCACCGTGATTAATAACGTCGAAGCGAAATTCAAGATCGCCGACACCGGGACCGGAACGAAAACCATTACCGCCGACAAAACGGGAACGGAAATCATCACGTTCGCCGGCGACGGCAACATCATCGAATCCGAAGTTGGCACGGCTGGCGTGAAGTACAAAGTCAACACCGCCAACCTGAACACCGCCATCAACAACCAGATCGCCAGCAATACCACCGTGCAGAACCTCGCCGGCGGCTTCACCGTCAGCAACGAAGCCGGAACGAAACAGGACATTACCCTCGGTGGTGCGTCCAAAAAGAACATCAAGTTCGCAGGCGAAGCGAACAAGATCGACGTGACCGTGACAGCCGACGGGAGCGACGGCGCGAAAGTGACCGTGAAGGCCAACCCCAACCTCGGTCAAAACATCGACATCAGCAACAACAGCGCCATCACCACCATCACCGGCGCCCTGTCCGGCGGATTGAACTTCGCCGGCAACGACGGCGCCGTCAATCGCACCCTCGGCCAGACCCTGAACCTCAAAGGCGGCCTGGCAAGCGTGAGCGCCAGCGTATCCGGCAAGAACCTCGGCGTGAAAAAGAACGCCGCCGGCGACGGCTTCGACCTCGTCATGAGCGAAAAACCCGAATTCGCGGAAGTGACCGTCGGCTCGACCCATAAAGTCATCCTGAGCGACGGCAAAGTCAGCGTCGGAGGCAAAGACTACATCACCACCGCCGGCCTGAACGCCGGCGGACAGAAAATCACCAACGTCGCCAACGCCACAGCCAACGGCGACGCCGTCAACTACGGCCAGCTGAAAGCCGCCACCCTCGCCGCGGGACAGAACGCCACCTACACCATCGGCGCCGACCCCGCCGGGACCGCCCCCGGCATCCTCCTCGACAGCGCGCACAAACGCCTCGACATCATCCCCACAGGCGACGTCATCACCACCGCCGTCAGCGGACGCACCCTCAGAGTCGGCCTCGACCCCGCCAAACTCCAGACCCTGATCAACACCACCACCGCACCCATCACCAACATCTCCGCAAAGTTCAGCGTCAGCGACGGAGCGAGCACCCCCACAGCCACACCGTCACCCTCGCCCAGAACCAGACCCCCAACATCCAGTTCGTCGGCGCCTCCAACCAGATCGTCACCAACGTCACCACCACCCCGCCGGCGGCGTCGTCACCATCGGCCTGCACCAGGACATCCTCGACGCCATCGCCAACGGCAGCGGCGGCAGCGGCGCCTGGAACCTCCAGACCAACGGCGACACCGCCACCCCCATCGGCAACGGCGACACCGTCCAGTTCAAAAACGGCAAGAACATCGCCGTCACCCGCCCCATAACGGCAAAGACGTCACCGTGAGCGTCGTCGACGCCCCCGTCTTCGCCGGCAAAGTGAGCGCCCAAGGCTTCGACGCAACCCACCACAAAATCGAACACGTCCAGGCCGGCCCCCTCACCGCCGGCAGCAGCGACGCCGTCAACGGCGCCCAGCTGTGGAAAACCGCAAGCAGCCTCGCCACCCACCTCGGCGGCGGCGCCACAGCCAAAGCCGACGGCTCCGTCACCGCCCCCGCGTACAAATTCAAGACCATCGGCGGCGGCGCCACCCACCACAGCGTCAGCGACGCCCTCGACGCCGTCGACCGCGAGTTCAGCACCCTGTACCGGAACTTCGGCCAACTCCGCGACATCGACAGCCACCTCAACCGCCTGCGCAGAGACATCAAAACCTCGGGCGCGCTCGGCTCCGCCCTGAGCGCCTTGAAACCGATGCAGTACGACCCGCTCGAACCCAGCCAGCTCATGGCCGGATTCGGAGCCTACAAAGGCGAATACGCCCTGGCCCTCGGCTGGGCGCACTACGTGAAAGAAGACTTCATGGTCCACGCCGGAGTGTCCGTCACCCACCACGGCGAGTCGATGGCCAACGCCGGGCTGACGTGGAGGATCGGCAGGAAGGCAGACAAGGAACAGATCCCCGAACGTTACCGCAAAGGCCCGATGAGCAGCGTCTACGTGATGCAGAAGGAGAACGCGCAGCTGCAGGCGCAGGTAACCTCGCAGGCGCACGAGATGGCTTCTCAGGCACAGGAGATCGCCGAACTGAAAGCCGACATGGAAGAATTGAAGCGTCTGCTGCGGGCGTCGAAACGGAGATAA